A region of Selenomonadales bacterium 4137-cl DNA encodes the following proteins:
- the gcvPA gene encoding aminomethyl-transferring glycine dehydrogenase subunit GcvPA yields the protein MTRSYLPHTDADRRAMLAAIGVGSTQELFADVPAEVRLDRPLALPAAMAEPELARHMRALAARNASLDEYACFLGAGAYDHYVPSVVDHVIGRSEFYTAYTQYQPEISQGYLQALWEYQSMICEITGMEVANASLYDGGTAMAEAAMTACAATGRSEVVVARTVHPHYRAVLATYAVDRGVTVKEAPFADGTTDAEALGDLVGPATAAVIVQTPNFFGCLEDVAAAAGLAHSAGALLVAAADPVSLGVLEAPGALGADVVVGEGQPLGLSVSFGGPYLGFFATTEKLMRRMPGRIVGQTTDFEGTRGFVLTLQAREQHIRREKATSNICSNEALCALAAAVHLTAVGREGFREVAELCVKKARYACDSLTKLPGCRPAFGAPFFKEFAVRCAKPVAEINAALFSEKIIGGLDLGRYYPDLAGCMLMCVTEKRTRAEIDRLVRTVEAVL from the coding sequence ATGACCAGGAGTTACCTGCCGCACACCGACGCCGACCGGCGGGCCATGCTGGCCGCCATCGGCGTCGGGTCGACGCAGGAACTGTTTGCCGACGTGCCGGCGGAGGTGCGACTCGACAGGCCGCTGGCTTTGCCGGCGGCGATGGCCGAGCCGGAGCTGGCTAGACATATGCGGGCGTTGGCCGCCAGGAACGCCAGCCTGGACGAATACGCCTGTTTCCTGGGGGCCGGGGCGTATGACCATTATGTGCCGAGCGTGGTTGATCACGTCATCGGCCGGTCGGAGTTCTACACAGCTTACACCCAGTACCAGCCGGAGATTTCCCAGGGCTATCTGCAGGCGTTGTGGGAGTATCAGAGCATGATCTGCGAGATCACCGGCATGGAGGTGGCCAATGCGTCGCTGTACGATGGCGGTACGGCGATGGCCGAGGCGGCGATGACGGCCTGCGCCGCGACCGGTCGCAGTGAGGTGGTGGTGGCGCGGACGGTCCATCCGCATTACCGGGCCGTTCTCGCCACTTACGCGGTCGACCGGGGCGTAACTGTGAAAGAAGCGCCGTTCGCGGACGGCACGACGGACGCCGAAGCCCTCGGGGATCTTGTAGGGCCGGCGACGGCGGCGGTGATCGTTCAGACGCCCAATTTCTTCGGCTGCCTGGAGGATGTGGCGGCCGCCGCCGGGCTGGCCCATTCGGCCGGTGCGCTGCTGGTCGCGGCCGCCGATCCGGTGTCGCTGGGGGTGCTGGAGGCACCGGGGGCGCTCGGGGCCGATGTGGTCGTTGGCGAGGGGCAGCCGCTCGGGTTGTCAGTCTCGTTCGGCGGTCCGTACTTGGGGTTCTTTGCGACCACCGAGAAGTTGATGCGCCGGATGCCCGGCCGCATCGTCGGCCAGACGACCGACTTCGAGGGCACCCGCGGCTTCGTGCTGACGCTGCAGGCCCGCGAACAGCATATCCGCCGCGAGAAGGCGACTTCCAACATTTGTTCCAATGAGGCGTTGTGCGCTTTGGCGGCCGCGGTGCATCTCACCGCGGTGGGACGGGAGGGCTTTCGCGAGGTGGCGGAGCTGTGCGTTAAGAAGGCCCGCTACGCCTGCGATTCCCTTACGAAGCTTCCAGGGTGCCGGCCGGCGTTCGGCGCACCGTTCTTCAAGGAGTTCGCCGTACGCTGCGCCAAGCCGGTGGCGGAGATCAACGCTGCTTTATTCAGTGAGAAAATTATCGGCGGCCTCGATCTCGGCCGTTATTACCCCGACCTGGCCGGCTGCATGCTGATGTGCGTGACCGAAAAACGCACCAGGGCGGAGATCGACCGCTTGGTGCGGACAGTGGAGGCGGTATTATGA
- the gcvH gene encoding glycine cleavage system protein GcvH has translation MNNPQELKYSREHEWVRVEGNRATVGITDFAQHQLGDVVFVEVPTVGLAVTAGQKFSVVESVKAVSDIYTPLSGTVVAVNDALNDTPEKINEEPYGAGWIAVIEMSNPGELDALLDAAGYEKFAAEGGH, from the coding sequence ATGAATAATCCGCAGGAGCTTAAGTATTCACGCGAGCACGAATGGGTAAGGGTCGAGGGCAACCGGGCGACGGTAGGGATCACCGATTTTGCCCAGCATCAGCTTGGCGACGTGGTGTTCGTCGAGGTGCCGACGGTGGGCTTGGCTGTGACTGCCGGGCAGAAGTTTTCGGTGGTCGAGTCGGTAAAGGCGGTGTCCGACATCTATACCCCGCTTTCGGGTACGGTGGTAGCTGTCAACGACGCGCTGAACGATACGCCGGAGAAAATCAACGAAGAACCATATGGAGCCGGCTGGATCGCTGTAATCGAGATGTCGAACCCCGGCGAGCTTGACGCGCTGCTTGACGCCGCCGGCTACGAGAAGTTCGCGGCGGAGGGAGGCCATTAG